In Nocardia yunnanensis, one DNA window encodes the following:
- a CDS encoding helix-turn-helix domain-containing protein, whose translation MSSSNSPRIGALPEQPVLGYFMRHRRESLGLTQEEVARRMFVSVSLYRKLENGERPISPDRLADWSVAMEAPEWLIRKMVSVAMPKLTSVAAGVWPSALREEDIEHLEALPFPAFYHRIPEYDVLACNQAGRAAFPWLDPDPNSDQPTNVIVQMMTVPEAREALINWELIVSRLIFVLRVNSPGTVAPERLAQIVDACRVNPEFERFWATDMREEDWNDSLVLVRDPETGGRMALTMRSYNAWHPDNCPYQLFMLTPRASPTSSVEPGTEG comes from the coding sequence ATGTCGTCTTCGAATTCCCCTCGGATCGGCGCGCTTCCGGAACAGCCTGTGCTCGGCTATTTCATGCGTCACCGGCGCGAGAGCCTCGGCCTGACCCAGGAAGAAGTGGCGCGGCGGATGTTCGTGAGCGTCTCGCTGTATCGGAAGCTGGAGAACGGTGAGCGGCCGATTTCCCCGGATCGGTTGGCGGACTGGTCCGTTGCGATGGAAGCGCCGGAATGGCTGATTCGCAAGATGGTGTCGGTCGCCATGCCCAAACTGACGTCGGTCGCGGCCGGAGTGTGGCCGTCCGCCCTGCGCGAAGAGGACATCGAGCACCTCGAAGCGCTGCCGTTCCCGGCGTTCTACCACCGCATTCCCGAATACGACGTGCTGGCGTGCAATCAGGCTGGGCGTGCGGCCTTTCCGTGGCTGGATCCGGACCCGAACTCGGACCAGCCCACCAATGTGATCGTTCAGATGATGACGGTCCCCGAAGCGCGTGAGGCTCTGATCAATTGGGAGTTGATCGTCAGCCGTCTCATCTTCGTCCTGCGGGTCAACAGCCCCGGCACCGTCGCGCCCGAACGCCTTGCCCAGATCGTCGACGCGTGCCGGGTGAACCCGGAGTTCGAACGGTTCTGGGCCACCGATATGCGAGAGGAGGACTGGAACGACTCGCTGGTTCTGGTTCGCGACCCGGAGACCGGTGGCCGCATGGCCCTGACCATGCGCTCCTACAACGCCTGGCATCCCGACAACTGCCCCTATCAGTTGTTCATGCTCACGCCGCGAGCCTCTCCGACCTCCTCGGTCGAGCCCGGCACCGAGGGCTAG
- a CDS encoding lipase family protein — MPITAAFTRILAATLTAGALAGIPAAHAAPPEFTASQPGSAGTLITATTEPDGWHNLWGGSAVEYWTTRSSGEPVKASGALFVPSGQPPAGGWPIMAWDHGTTGLGPRCGCQADPEREVLPYRRREEDAIMRFFLSKGYAVVAPDYVGLGVFDTGPHPYLEISTEAGATIDMVKAARAARPELSRTWAVSGASQGGHAALGSSSYQVRTAPELDFRGTIAIDPASDVEKVLPIAGPWVPALPGPTGQDTNAFFTSILVGIRATRPDAQVDSYLTEYGRQLLDSIRYDCLDELTDRMAGVDTGAILSRPLSEGPFPAVLRDYMIVATRGYDAPILLLINATDTTVPSPLHAALMAEFAANGVDFGSVLGTGGHTELNPQMWAAMDDFTNRIFAAPTVS; from the coding sequence ATGCCGATCACCGCCGCGTTCACGCGCATCCTGGCCGCGACCCTGACCGCCGGCGCGCTGGCCGGCATCCCGGCAGCACACGCGGCGCCCCCGGAATTCACGGCGTCCCAACCCGGTTCGGCAGGCACTCTGATCACCGCCACCACCGAACCGGACGGCTGGCACAACCTGTGGGGCGGGTCCGCCGTCGAATACTGGACCACCCGCTCCAGCGGTGAGCCGGTGAAAGCCAGTGGCGCGCTGTTCGTTCCGTCGGGCCAGCCGCCCGCGGGCGGCTGGCCGATCATGGCGTGGGATCACGGCACCACCGGGCTGGGCCCGCGCTGCGGCTGCCAGGCCGATCCGGAGCGCGAGGTGCTGCCCTACCGCCGCCGCGAGGAGGACGCCATCATGCGGTTCTTCCTGTCCAAGGGCTACGCGGTGGTCGCGCCGGATTATGTGGGGCTCGGCGTGTTCGACACCGGGCCGCATCCGTACCTGGAGATCAGCACCGAGGCGGGCGCGACCATCGACATGGTGAAGGCGGCGCGCGCCGCGCGGCCCGAACTCTCCCGCACCTGGGCGGTGAGCGGCGCGTCGCAGGGTGGGCATGCGGCGCTGGGCAGTTCGAGCTATCAGGTGCGCACGGCGCCGGAGCTGGACTTCCGCGGCACCATCGCCATAGACCCGGCCTCGGACGTGGAGAAGGTGCTGCCCATCGCCGGACCGTGGGTGCCGGCGCTGCCCGGGCCGACGGGGCAGGACACCAATGCCTTCTTCACGTCGATTCTGGTCGGTATTCGCGCGACCCGGCCCGATGCGCAAGTCGACAGCTATCTCACCGAGTACGGCCGGCAACTGCTCGACAGCATTCGGTACGACTGCCTCGACGAGCTCACCGACCGCATGGCCGGCGTGGACACCGGGGCGATTTTGTCGCGTCCGCTGTCGGAGGGACCGTTTCCGGCGGTGCTGCGGGATTACATGATCGTGGCGACCCGCGGCTACGACGCGCCGATCCTGTTGCTGATCAACGCGACCGACACCACCGTGCCGTCACCGCTGCACGCCGCGCTGATGGCCGAGTTCGCGGCCAACGGGGTGGATTTCGGCTCGGTGCTGGGCACCGGCGGGCACACCGAACTCAACCCGCAGATGTGGGCGGCCATGGACGACTTCACCAACCGCATCTTCGCCGCCCCCACCGTGTCCTGA
- the metG gene encoding methionine--tRNA ligase, with amino-acid sequence MSASERPAFYLTTAIAYPNGNPHIGHAYEYISSDALARFKRLDGFDVFYMTGTDEHGQKVQQAAKAAGLPEQEYASRNSDVFEAMDKALDISFDRFIRTTDEDHLAASAAIWNRMVEAGDIYLDTYSGWYSVRDEAFYTEEETTVLEDGTRISTDTKTPVEWTEESNYFFRLSKYQDKLLELYETKPEFIAPATRRNEIVSYVKAGLKDLSISRTTFDWGVPVPGHPEHVMYVWVDALTNYLTGAGFPNTDSAAFQKYWPADLHIIGKDISRFHTVYWPAFLMSAGIELPKRVFVHGFVNYKGEKMSKSVGNVVDPMDLVDTFGLDAVRFFLLREISYGQDGSYSEDAIVGRINSDLANEYGNLAQRCLKMVARDFGGVVPTPGEFTADDKALLDRAGNLLDAVRAEFDQQQIHLGLEQLWLTLGETNRYFSAQAPWTLAKSGTPEDIAREGTILYVTMEVLRIVSTLVQPVIPASAGKILDLLAVTDRDFATLTTPLRPGTPLPQPEVVFPKYIAPK; translated from the coding sequence ATGAGCGCATCCGAACGCCCCGCCTTTTACCTCACCACGGCCATCGCGTACCCGAACGGCAATCCCCACATCGGGCACGCCTACGAGTACATCTCCTCCGATGCCCTGGCCCGCTTCAAACGGCTGGACGGTTTCGATGTGTTCTATATGACCGGCACCGACGAGCACGGCCAGAAGGTGCAGCAGGCCGCCAAGGCCGCCGGGCTGCCGGAGCAGGAGTACGCATCGCGCAACTCCGATGTCTTCGAGGCCATGGACAAGGCGCTCGACATCTCCTTCGACCGTTTCATTCGCACCACCGACGAGGATCATCTGGCCGCGTCGGCCGCCATCTGGAATCGCATGGTCGAGGCGGGCGACATCTACCTCGACACCTACAGCGGCTGGTATTCGGTGCGCGACGAGGCGTTCTACACCGAGGAGGAGACGACCGTCCTCGAGGACGGCACCCGCATCTCCACCGACACCAAGACCCCGGTGGAGTGGACCGAGGAGTCGAACTACTTCTTCCGGCTCTCGAAGTATCAGGACAAGCTGCTCGAACTGTACGAGACCAAGCCGGAATTCATCGCGCCCGCGACCCGGCGCAACGAGATCGTCTCGTATGTGAAGGCCGGGCTGAAGGATCTGTCGATCTCCCGCACCACCTTCGACTGGGGTGTGCCGGTGCCCGGGCATCCCGAGCACGTCATGTACGTGTGGGTGGACGCGCTCACCAACTACCTCACCGGCGCGGGCTTCCCGAACACCGATTCGGCGGCGTTCCAGAAGTATTGGCCGGCGGATCTGCACATCATCGGCAAGGACATCTCGCGCTTCCACACCGTGTACTGGCCCGCGTTCCTGATGAGCGCCGGAATCGAGCTGCCCAAGCGGGTTTTCGTGCACGGTTTCGTGAACTACAAGGGCGAGAAGATGTCCAAGTCGGTCGGCAATGTGGTCGATCCGATGGATCTGGTCGACACCTTCGGCCTGGACGCGGTGCGCTTCTTCCTGCTGCGCGAGATCTCCTACGGTCAGGACGGCTCCTACAGCGAGGACGCCATCGTCGGCCGGATCAACTCCGATCTGGCCAACGAGTACGGCAACCTGGCCCAGCGCTGCCTGAAGATGGTGGCCCGCGACTTCGGCGGCGTCGTCCCCACCCCCGGCGAGTTCACCGCGGACGACAAGGCGTTGCTGGATCGCGCCGGCAACCTGCTCGACGCCGTGCGCGCCGAATTCGACCAGCAGCAGATCCATCTCGGCTTGGAACAGCTGTGGCTCACCCTCGGCGAGACCAACCGCTACTTCTCCGCACAGGCCCCCTGGACGCTGGCCAAATCCGGCACCCCCGAGGACATCGCCCGCGAAGGCACCATCCTCTACGTGACCATGGAGGTCCTGCGCATCGTCTCGACCCTGGTCCAGCCGGTCATCCCCGCCTCCGCGGGCAAGATCCTCGACCTGCTCGCCGTCACCGACCGCGACTTCGCCACCCTCACCACCCCCCTGCGGCCCGGCACCCCCCTCCCGCAACCAGAGGTGGTCTTCCCGAAGTACATCGCCCCCAAATAA
- a CDS encoding alpha/beta fold hydrolase yields the protein MRLVAWRTRIFTAAVASAGALLVMPGSPAHADPAGTTIAATPAPAGFRGLANGTIIDYWTTRSNGEPVKASGALFVPQGPAPAGGWPIMAYDHGTSGMGPGCGGQTDTSKMSRPKEDEIIQYFVNKGFAVVAPDYLGLGRFDTGPHPYLEISTEAGSTVDLVKAARATNPALSRTWAVIGFSQGGQAALGTAHLQSTQTPDLDFRGTVAVDPESDLEKITPFVGPWVPPIPGQAGTAVNGFVVSMLAGLRATHPEADVDSYLTPRGKQAVDASQSLCFADIMKVVDGMGIGDMFSRPLNDPVFQTAMRDYMEVPVNGYDAPILLLLNTNDTTVPSPLHAALAAQFAANGVDFQTVVGTGTHTQLSPQMWDAIGAWSDKILATPARP from the coding sequence ATGCGGTTGGTGGCTTGGCGGACGCGGATTTTCACCGCGGCCGTAGCGTCGGCGGGTGCCCTGCTGGTGATGCCGGGCAGCCCGGCCCACGCCGATCCGGCGGGCACCACCATTGCCGCCACCCCCGCGCCGGCCGGATTCCGCGGCCTCGCCAACGGCACCATCATCGACTACTGGACCACGCGCTCCAACGGCGAACCGGTGAAAGCCAGTGGCGCACTGTTCGTTCCGCAGGGCCCGGCGCCCGCGGGCGGCTGGCCGATCATGGCCTACGACCACGGCACCTCCGGCATGGGTCCGGGCTGCGGCGGCCAGACCGACACCTCGAAGATGAGCCGTCCCAAGGAAGACGAGATCATCCAGTACTTCGTGAACAAGGGCTTCGCCGTGGTCGCCCCCGACTACCTGGGCCTGGGCCGCTTCGACACCGGCCCGCACCCGTATCTGGAGATCAGCACCGAGGCCGGTTCCACCGTCGACCTGGTCAAGGCCGCCCGCGCCACCAATCCGGCGCTGTCGCGCACCTGGGCGGTGATCGGTTTCTCGCAGGGCGGTCAGGCGGCGCTGGGCACCGCGCACCTGCAGTCCACCCAGACCCCCGACCTCGATTTCCGCGGCACCGTCGCGGTCGATCCGGAATCGGATCTGGAGAAGATCACCCCGTTCGTCGGCCCCTGGGTGCCCCCGATCCCGGGCCAGGCCGGCACCGCGGTCAACGGTTTCGTGGTCAGCATGCTGGCCGGACTGCGCGCCACCCACCCGGAGGCGGACGTCGACAGCTACCTCACCCCGCGCGGCAAGCAGGCCGTCGACGCCTCGCAGAGCCTGTGCTTCGCCGACATCATGAAGGTCGTCGACGGCATGGGCATCGGCGACATGTTCTCCCGCCCGCTCAACGACCCCGTCTTCCAGACCGCCATGCGCGACTACATGGAGGTTCCGGTCAACGGCTACGACGCGCCGATCCTGTTGCTGCTCAACACCAATGACACCACCGTGCCGTCACCGCTGCACGCCGCGCTGGCCGCCCAGTTCGCCGCGAACGGCGTCGATTTCCAGACCGTGGTCGGCACCGGCACCCACACCCAGCTGAGCCCGCAGATGTGGGATGCCATCGGCGCGTGGAGCGACAAGATCCTGGCCACGCCCGCGCGGCCGTAA
- a CDS encoding helix-turn-helix domain-containing protein yields MVGVLDLVPEQPLVGLYMRYRREVLGITQEEAARRMYISVSLYRKLENGERAMSAERLEDWCAAMDAPLWLLEKMISLAMPKVSRLAIGAWPPQLRQEDLDHLEALPFPAYFHSFPELDVLGANAAARAAFPWLIPASPDADRPVNLIEQFLTVPAVREIVVNWETVVRRVLFTLRVMSPGVVAPERLAQIVDTCRANADFDRLWFSGMSEELFNDSLVLVRHPVTGDRMAFTIRSYNPFHPQNCDYQLFTLTPRAPGTPTVDPVAIG; encoded by the coding sequence GTGGTCGGAGTGCTGGACCTGGTTCCAGAACAGCCCTTGGTCGGGCTGTACATGCGGTACCGCCGCGAGGTGCTCGGCATCACGCAGGAGGAAGCCGCTCGGCGCATGTACATCAGCGTCTCGCTGTACCGGAAGCTGGAGAACGGCGAACGGGCCATGTCGGCCGAGCGCCTCGAGGACTGGTGTGCCGCCATGGACGCGCCACTGTGGTTGCTCGAGAAGATGATCTCGCTGGCCATGCCGAAGGTCTCACGGCTCGCCATCGGCGCGTGGCCGCCCCAGCTGCGGCAGGAGGATCTCGATCACCTGGAAGCGCTGCCGTTTCCCGCGTACTTCCACAGCTTCCCCGAACTCGACGTGCTCGGCGCGAACGCGGCTGCGCGCGCGGCGTTTCCCTGGCTGATCCCGGCGAGTCCCGACGCCGATCGCCCGGTGAACCTGATCGAGCAGTTCCTGACGGTGCCCGCCGTGCGGGAGATCGTCGTGAACTGGGAGACCGTGGTGCGCCGGGTGCTGTTCACGCTGCGCGTCATGTCCCCGGGCGTGGTCGCGCCCGAACGGCTGGCCCAGATAGTCGACACCTGCCGAGCCAATGCCGACTTCGACCGGCTGTGGTTCTCGGGCATGAGCGAGGAGCTGTTCAACGACTCGCTGGTGCTGGTACGCCATCCCGTCACCGGTGACCGGATGGCCTTCACCATCCGCTCCTACAACCCTTTCCATCCGCAGAACTGCGACTACCAGCTGTTCACGCTCACACCGCGGGCGCCCGGTACCCCGACCGTCGACCCCGTCGCGATCGGCTGA
- a CDS encoding TatD family hydrolase: MSGRRPAPEPPQPLSPLIDAHTHIDACGAKDPESVAALVDRARAVGVREIVTVADDLAAARFAVQAANWDDRVYAAVALHPTRANHLDDAAKAELEALAADPRVVAVGETGLDYYWPGKLDGCAGIEDQVEGFRWHIELAKRLGKPLMIHNREADHDLLAVLLDEGAPETVIFHCFSSDANMANACVEEGYVLSFSGTVSFKNAHELREAAKLVPDELVLVETDAPFLTPHPFRGAPNESYMLPYTVRALAELREQDPVQLAKITTANARRVYGI; the protein is encoded by the coding sequence ATGAGCGGCCGCCGACCCGCGCCCGAGCCGCCGCAGCCGCTGTCGCCGCTCATCGACGCGCACACCCATATCGACGCATGCGGGGCGAAGGATCCGGAATCGGTTGCGGCGCTGGTGGACCGGGCGCGCGCGGTCGGCGTCCGGGAGATCGTGACCGTGGCCGACGATCTGGCCGCCGCGCGGTTCGCGGTCCAGGCCGCGAACTGGGACGACCGGGTGTACGCGGCGGTCGCGCTGCATCCCACGCGCGCCAATCACCTCGACGATGCCGCCAAGGCCGAACTGGAAGCGCTGGCCGCGGATCCGCGCGTGGTGGCGGTGGGGGAGACGGGCCTCGACTACTACTGGCCCGGCAAGCTCGACGGCTGCGCCGGTATCGAGGATCAGGTCGAGGGTTTCCGCTGGCATATCGAGCTGGCCAAGCGGCTGGGCAAGCCGCTCATGATCCACAATCGTGAGGCCGATCACGACCTGCTGGCCGTGCTGCTGGACGAGGGCGCCCCGGAAACCGTGATCTTCCACTGCTTCTCCTCGGACGCGAACATGGCGAACGCCTGCGTGGAGGAGGGGTATGTGCTGAGTTTCTCGGGCACCGTCAGTTTCAAGAATGCGCATGAATTGCGCGAGGCCGCGAAACTCGTTCCGGACGAACTGGTTCTGGTCGAAACGGACGCGCCGTTCCTGACCCCGCATCCGTTCCGGGGTGCGCCGAACGAGTCGTACATGCTGCCGTACACCGTGCGCGCGTTGGCGGAACTGCGTGAACAGGATCCGGTGCAGCTCGCCAAGATCACCACGGCGAACGCTCGCCGGGTTTACGGAATCTGA
- a CDS encoding alpha/beta fold hydrolase — protein MPARRIRRLVLGATLLTAAAALPAGPANADAAGLDRFYHQSLEWTSCADATLDAAGAQCTGVRVPLDYDNPGGRTLTVAISRIAATDPSRRRGILLSNPGGPGGQGLRYTNAVATMLTPDVRAQYDLIGMDPRGVGRSDPVSCTIPVPTMLFSAGFDLFGSARDTAVAAALATACVGTDPEKARHITTRNTARDMDVIRSAFGESKLNFYGASYGTYLGSVYLQMFGEHADRMILDSPIDPDRYYVGLYQDMGPINEYALDDWAAWAARHDDEYHFGATPEQVRGFIEDLIRRSAGHEIYGSGYLVDEHTIPMMLLALLTNPQMNQNLAEVVQMLDSGVSGGPIDMDQIKARIVAAVPLDASAMAAIMCGDKAAPRDPAWYYANVDAARKTQPVFGAFANNITACAFWPDPVEPPTEIHNAATVLIVANVHDTRTAYQEGLALHGDLTGSRLITLADTRVHGAMRPGLSPCVIGIVNTYLDTGVRPADDVTCEPDFSWFPS, from the coding sequence ATGCCGGCTCGGCGGATTCGACGGCTCGTCCTGGGCGCCACCCTGCTCACCGCGGCGGCCGCGCTACCCGCGGGGCCTGCGAACGCGGATGCCGCTGGGCTGGACCGGTTCTACCATCAGTCCCTGGAGTGGACATCGTGCGCGGACGCCACCCTCGACGCGGCCGGTGCGCAGTGCACGGGCGTCCGGGTGCCGCTCGACTACGACAATCCGGGCGGCCGCACGCTGACCGTCGCCATCTCCCGGATCGCCGCCACCGACCCGAGTCGCCGGCGCGGCATCCTGCTGTCCAATCCCGGCGGGCCGGGCGGGCAGGGCCTGCGCTACACCAATGCCGTCGCCACCATGCTGACCCCGGACGTGCGCGCGCAATACGATCTGATCGGCATGGACCCGCGCGGTGTCGGTCGCTCGGATCCGGTCAGCTGCACGATTCCGGTGCCCACCATGCTGTTCTCGGCGGGCTTCGACCTCTTCGGCTCGGCCCGCGACACCGCCGTGGCCGCCGCGCTGGCCACCGCGTGCGTGGGCACCGACCCGGAGAAGGCGCGCCACATCACGACTCGCAACACCGCGCGCGACATGGACGTCATTCGAAGCGCTTTCGGCGAGTCGAAGCTCAACTTCTACGGCGCGTCCTACGGCACCTACCTGGGGTCGGTGTATCTGCAGATGTTCGGCGAGCACGCCGACCGCATGATCCTGGACAGTCCCATCGATCCGGATCGCTACTACGTCGGCCTCTACCAGGACATGGGCCCGATCAACGAGTACGCCCTGGACGACTGGGCGGCCTGGGCGGCACGCCACGACGACGAATACCACTTCGGCGCCACGCCCGAACAGGTGCGCGGCTTCATCGAGGACCTGATCCGCCGCTCGGCCGGGCACGAGATCTACGGCAGCGGCTATCTGGTCGACGAGCACACCATTCCCATGATGTTGCTGGCGCTGCTGACGAATCCGCAGATGAATCAGAATCTGGCGGAGGTGGTGCAGATGCTGGACTCCGGGGTGTCGGGCGGGCCCATCGACATGGACCAGATCAAGGCCCGGATCGTGGCCGCGGTACCGCTGGACGCCTCGGCCATGGCGGCGATCATGTGCGGTGACAAGGCCGCGCCACGCGATCCCGCCTGGTACTACGCCAATGTGGACGCGGCCCGCAAGACCCAGCCGGTGTTCGGGGCGTTCGCCAACAACATCACCGCGTGCGCGTTCTGGCCTGACCCGGTCGAGCCGCCCACCGAAATCCACAATGCGGCAACGGTTTTGATCGTGGCCAATGTCCACGACACCCGCACCGCCTATCAGGAAGGGCTTGCGCTGCACGGTGATCTGACCGGCTCGCGCCTGATCACCTTGGCGGACACCAGGGTTCACGGCGCGATGCGGCCGGGGTTGAGCCCGTGCGTGATCGGTATCGTGAACACCTACCTCGACACCGGTGTCCGGCCCGCGGACGACGTGACCTGCGAGCCGGACTTCTCCTGGTTCCCCAGCTGA
- a CDS encoding resuscitation-promoting factor: protein MHALTKLNSSRSPLLYGAIAAMLVTLIVGAGVAIMSKKQVTVVVDGAKIVESTMRGDVRGALKDAGYAITSRDDVSPSAGAHIGDGATITLNRAREVALIIDGTPSKAWTTALTVAEAITKLNLPPDVFTSPARPSPLPLEGAQLLVTNPRTVELSDNGVPASLVRLAAPTVGELLQVQGHPLVNQDFVEPAASTPLTEGMKITVTRKVVTNRTERVPLDPPENIIEDQTLNMSRTIVENPGVPGTQDVTFAVSVVNGKEAGKDPINSTVIVPAQPKTVRKGAKPGTEVPEVQNGATWDALAKCESGGNWAINTGNGFYGGIQFDQGTWERQGGTRYAPRADLATREEQIAIASVTQSRQGWGAWPACTARLGIS, encoded by the coding sequence ATGCACGCACTGACGAAGCTCAACTCGTCGCGTTCCCCGTTGCTGTACGGGGCCATCGCGGCGATGCTCGTCACGCTCATCGTCGGCGCGGGGGTGGCCATCATGAGCAAGAAGCAGGTCACCGTGGTGGTCGACGGCGCGAAGATCGTCGAGAGCACCATGCGCGGGGACGTGCGCGGCGCGCTCAAGGACGCCGGCTACGCCATCACCAGCCGCGACGATGTATCCCCTTCGGCCGGAGCGCATATCGGCGACGGGGCCACCATCACGCTCAACCGGGCCCGCGAGGTCGCGCTCATCATCGACGGCACCCCGTCCAAGGCGTGGACCACCGCGCTCACCGTGGCCGAGGCCATCACCAAGCTGAACCTGCCCCCCGACGTCTTCACCTCGCCCGCCCGGCCCAGCCCGCTGCCGCTCGAGGGCGCGCAGCTGCTGGTGACCAATCCGCGCACGGTCGAGTTGTCCGACAACGGGGTTCCCGCCTCGCTGGTCCGCCTCGCCGCGCCGACCGTTGGTGAACTGCTGCAGGTGCAAGGCCATCCGCTGGTCAATCAGGACTTCGTGGAACCGGCCGCGAGCACCCCGCTCACCGAGGGCATGAAGATCACCGTCACCCGCAAGGTGGTGACCAATCGCACCGAACGGGTGCCGCTGGATCCGCCGGAAAACATCATCGAGGATCAGACGCTCAATATGAGCCGCACGATCGTCGAGAATCCGGGCGTACCCGGCACGCAGGACGTGACTTTCGCGGTCTCGGTCGTCAATGGCAAAGAGGCGGGCAAGGATCCGATCAACTCGACCGTGATCGTGCCCGCCCAGCCCAAGACGGTGCGCAAGGGCGCCAAGCCCGGCACCGAGGTGCCCGAGGTGCAGAACGGCGCCACCTGGGACGCCCTGGCCAAATGCGAATCCGGCGGCAACTGGGCCATCAACACCGGCAACGGCTTCTACGGCGGCATCCAGTTCGACCAGGGCACCTGGGAACGCCAGGGCGGCACCCGCTACGCGCCGCGGGCGGATCTCGCCACGCGCGAGGAGCAGATCGCGATCGCCTCGGTGACCCAGTCGCGTCAGGGCTGGGGCGCCTGGCCCGCCTGCACCGCGCGCCTGGGCATCAGCTAG
- the rsmA gene encoding 16S rRNA (adenine(1518)-N(6)/adenine(1519)-N(6))-dimethyltransferase RsmA — protein sequence MSEPVVAGRGKAALLGPAEVRELAERFGVRPTKQLGQNFVHDANTMRRIVATAGVGRDDIVLEVGPGLGSLTLAALDVVDRVIAVEIDPTLAQHLPETVAARAPELAERLTVVPMDAMKVTHADLPAEPTALVANLPYNVAVPVLLHLLAEFPSIRTTLVMVQLEVADRLAATPGGRIYGVPSVKAGFYGTVRRAGTVGRQIFWPVPQVESGLVRIDRFPESPWPQDDSFRQRVFAVADAAFAQRRKTLRAALASWAGSAPEAERRLVAAGIDPTARGETLDTAAFVRLAQQS from the coding sequence ATGTCCGAACCCGTTGTCGCCGGTCGTGGAAAAGCCGCCCTGCTGGGCCCCGCCGAGGTGCGTGAGCTGGCGGAGCGTTTCGGCGTCCGCCCGACCAAGCAGCTCGGGCAGAACTTCGTCCACGACGCCAACACCATGCGCCGCATCGTGGCCACCGCGGGCGTCGGCCGCGACGACATCGTGCTCGAGGTCGGCCCCGGCCTGGGCTCGCTGACCCTGGCCGCCCTGGACGTGGTGGACCGGGTGATCGCCGTCGAGATCGACCCGACGCTGGCGCAGCATCTGCCGGAGACGGTCGCGGCCCGCGCCCCGGAACTGGCCGAGCGCCTGACCGTGGTGCCCATGGACGCCATGAAGGTCACCCACGCCGACCTGCCCGCCGAGCCGACCGCGCTGGTGGCCAACCTCCCCTACAACGTCGCGGTGCCGGTGCTGCTGCACCTGCTGGCCGAATTCCCCAGCATCCGAACGACTCTCGTCATGGTGCAGCTGGAGGTCGCCGACCGCCTGGCCGCCACCCCCGGCGGCCGCATCTACGGTGTGCCCAGCGTGAAGGCAGGCTTCTACGGCACCGTCCGGCGCGCGGGAACCGTTGGCCGCCAGATCTTCTGGCCGGTGCCGCAGGTCGAATCGGGCCTGGTCCGCATCGACCGTTTCCCCGAATCCCCGTGGCCCCAGGACGATTCGTTCCGCCAGCGAGTGTTCGCCGTCGCCGACGCCGCCTTCGCGCAACGCCGCAAAACCCTGCGCGCCGCCCTGGCAAGCTGGGCAGGCTCCGCCCCCGAAGCCGAAAGGCGTCTCGTCGCAGCCGGAATCGACCCGACAGCCCGCGGCGAAACCCTGGACACGGCCGCTTTCGTCCGCCTCGCCCAGCAAAGCTGA